One Parachlamydia sp. AcF125 DNA segment encodes these proteins:
- the dnaX gene encoding DNA polymerase III subunit gamma/tau, which translates to MSHYQVSARRYRPQRFQEVLGQDPIITTLKNAIQMGRLANAYLFCGSRGTGKTTLARLFAKALNCLAPATDHEPCNQCISCREIAAGHSLDVLEIDGASHRGIDDIRQINETVGYAAASGKYKIYIIDEVHMLTKEAFNALLKTLEEPPLNAKFFFATTEPHKVLPTILSRCQRFNLNRIPLEKIVEKLRHITQDMGVEAQEEALHIIAKRAEGGLRDAESLLDQVVVFHEGSMTVQSVSAVLGIMPKEVLFDFDKAGKEGRLAAAFEIAHHIFTEGKDWQQFCETLVEHFRNLLLIKLSGKQAPFLALSDHERDRYELSAQLYSKEQCLNLLDYFVELQSQIRFAPSPRIALEAGLLHAMRSHQRLPIEVLVHRLGELEQAIAKTSPGSEPSIQPSAIAQPATTPFVASPSQKPIQAVQKPNPVVSISEDPSPSLQDLDLGIKTASVAQKSEDFTPKTEHIHEKLPASIELGSRPTPEAQLISKQQQSAYDTRLQFAAVELGGNLRKKPFNKF; encoded by the coding sequence ATGTCCCATTATCAAGTTTCGGCAAGAAGGTATCGCCCTCAAAGATTCCAGGAAGTTCTTGGGCAAGATCCCATTATTACTACTTTAAAAAATGCCATTCAGATGGGCCGTCTTGCAAATGCTTATTTATTCTGTGGATCGAGAGGAACAGGCAAAACAACTTTAGCCCGTTTATTTGCAAAAGCCCTAAACTGCTTGGCCCCGGCCACTGACCATGAGCCGTGCAATCAATGTATTTCGTGCCGGGAAATTGCAGCAGGACACTCTTTAGATGTTTTAGAAATAGACGGAGCTTCCCACCGAGGAATCGACGATATTCGTCAAATTAACGAAACAGTGGGATATGCAGCGGCGTCAGGGAAATATAAAATCTATATTATCGACGAAGTGCATATGCTGACCAAAGAAGCTTTTAATGCATTGCTCAAAACGCTCGAAGAACCTCCCTTAAATGCTAAATTTTTCTTTGCTACTACAGAGCCCCATAAAGTGCTCCCCACTATTTTAAGCCGGTGCCAACGCTTCAATCTCAACCGCATTCCTCTTGAAAAAATTGTAGAAAAGCTTCGCCATATCACTCAGGACATGGGGGTCGAAGCCCAAGAAGAAGCCCTTCATATAATTGCTAAAAGAGCGGAAGGAGGCCTGCGGGACGCAGAATCTCTCTTAGACCAAGTTGTAGTCTTTCATGAGGGTAGCATGACAGTACAATCGGTGTCTGCCGTGCTAGGCATTATGCCAAAAGAAGTCCTTTTTGACTTTGATAAAGCGGGCAAAGAGGGACGCCTGGCAGCTGCATTTGAAATTGCCCATCATATTTTTACGGAAGGCAAAGATTGGCAACAATTTTGTGAAACCCTTGTGGAACATTTTCGAAACTTATTGCTAATCAAGCTCTCTGGAAAACAGGCTCCATTTTTAGCCCTTTCCGACCATGAAAGGGACCGCTATGAACTTTCCGCGCAGCTTTATTCAAAAGAACAGTGTTTAAATTTATTAGATTATTTTGTCGAATTGCAAAGCCAAATCCGGTTTGCGCCTTCTCCTCGCATTGCTCTTGAAGCAGGCCTTTTACACGCCATGCGCAGCCATCAGAGACTTCCAATCGAAGTATTAGTTCATCGTCTAGGAGAACTTGAGCAAGCTATTGCGAAAACCTCCCCAGGCTCTGAACCTTCTATCCAGCCATCTGCAATTGCGCAGCCGGCTACCACCCCCTTTGTGGCATCACCCTCCCAAAAACCCATCCAAGCCGTACAAAAACCAAACCCTGTTGTCTCAATCAGCGAAGATCCCTCCCCTTCCCTACAAGATTTAGATTTAGGGATTAAAACTGCTTCAGTTGCTCAAAAATCTGAGGATTTCACTCCAAAGACAGAACACATTCATGAAAAGCTGCCAGCTTCAATTGAATTGGGTTCTCGCCCTACGCCCGAAGCGCAACTCATTTCTAAACAACAGCAGAGTGCCTACGATACCCGTTTACAATTTGCCGCTGTAGAGCTAGGAGGAAACCTCCGAAAAAAACCTTTTAATAAATTCTAA
- a CDS encoding beta-1,6-N-acetylglucosaminyltransferase, with translation MSQISLMRLDQTLWENVEQVAQGVQNKSCVLTTKLRLKKKDNFFLEVIKRILAGIGIQFERTYTPHVAAKLKAFVNKKKVELFEKERCQQNIANLTIIFQQTFKTNGVTPKKAQSNQKLLNECLELLPKTPPALKSRDLQERKEAAIAAALNRDEKIQAEGNPYVFNGTEIRDKRKQWGTLLKVGEKGIVQVLEDPNFVPTLRHFIGSIKGYFGGCFNQAKMESALGMIDTFIDEKQKEADQQMAAMHAAERRQQAQKEFAKEIEAKNYSLEDAYNQAVKWERLINLSDSDVMIRTIDRIEPLIARYLATVSFDQGQESAISLKNFIHLAIIFNSPELIAAIINKACSLPEKTRRLVFKHALIEATKRDQVFLLKKVDEKGGRDFLSKNLSQVWEAAFDSSSIQCIDYLLETKQLRYENEDKSGHVLELYTETVWDLRSPEEIQIAEKLKSSAAELINEPFKVRKIESILEEDISREIEAEHTALTYAVEKHNYHLFAHFLEYEGMNLLTHDQGYRALQIAIQEKRSVDMAYALLINDTEKVLWERAQELIPHLCLTDSSKEVEKKIEQACA, from the coding sequence ATGAGCCAAATAAGCTTAATGCGCCTTGACCAAACCCTATGGGAGAATGTCGAACAGGTAGCTCAAGGAGTGCAAAACAAGAGCTGCGTCCTGACCACTAAATTGCGATTAAAGAAAAAAGATAACTTTTTTCTCGAAGTTATTAAGCGAATTTTAGCAGGTATAGGGATTCAGTTTGAAAGAACCTATACACCCCATGTAGCAGCCAAGCTTAAAGCTTTTGTAAATAAGAAAAAGGTAGAATTATTTGAAAAAGAAAGGTGCCAACAAAATATCGCCAATCTTACCATCATCTTTCAGCAAACTTTTAAAACAAACGGGGTAACCCCAAAGAAAGCTCAGAGCAATCAAAAATTGTTAAACGAGTGCTTAGAATTGCTTCCCAAAACTCCCCCTGCTCTTAAATCTCGCGATTTACAAGAGCGGAAAGAAGCAGCCATAGCCGCTGCCTTAAATAGGGATGAAAAAATCCAAGCAGAGGGAAATCCGTATGTTTTTAATGGAACTGAAATTCGGGATAAACGAAAGCAATGGGGAACCCTTTTAAAAGTAGGCGAAAAAGGTATTGTGCAAGTGTTAGAAGATCCAAATTTTGTGCCGACCCTCCGCCATTTTATCGGTTCGATTAAAGGCTATTTTGGGGGGTGTTTTAACCAAGCCAAAATGGAAAGCGCCTTAGGAATGATCGATACGTTTATCGATGAAAAACAAAAAGAAGCCGACCAACAAATGGCTGCCATGCATGCAGCAGAGAGGCGTCAACAAGCGCAAAAAGAATTTGCTAAAGAAATCGAAGCCAAAAATTATTCCTTAGAAGACGCCTATAATCAAGCGGTGAAATGGGAAAGGTTAATTAACTTGTCTGATTCTGATGTTATGATCCGAACGATTGATCGCATTGAACCTCTCATTGCCCGTTATCTGGCTACAGTTTCCTTTGATCAGGGACAGGAATCGGCCATCTCCTTAAAAAACTTTATCCATCTCGCTATTATTTTCAATTCTCCCGAGTTAATCGCCGCAATTATTAACAAAGCTTGTTCCCTTCCAGAAAAAACGCGACGTTTGGTTTTCAAACACGCTCTGATTGAGGCGACCAAGCGAGATCAAGTGTTTCTGCTAAAAAAAGTGGATGAGAAGGGAGGGCGCGATTTTTTATCGAAAAATCTTTCCCAAGTCTGGGAAGCTGCATTTGATTCAAGCAGCATCCAGTGTATAGATTATCTGCTAGAAACAAAACAATTGCGCTATGAAAATGAGGATAAGTCTGGTCACGTATTAGAACTTTATACGGAAACTGTTTGGGATCTTAGGTCGCCTGAGGAAATTCAAATTGCTGAGAAGCTAAAAAGTTCTGCGGCTGAATTGATCAATGAACCTTTTAAGGTGAGAAAAATAGAAAGTATACTCGAGGAGGATATAAGCAGAGAGATTGAAGCAGAGCATACAGCTTTAACCTATGCGGTAGAAAAGCACAATTATCATCTATTTGCTCATTTTCTAGAATATGAAGGAATGAACTTATTGACTCACGATCAAGGGTACAGGGCATTACAGATCGCTATTCAAGAAAAGCGAAGTGTAGATATGGCCTACGCGCTTCTCATCAATGATACTGAAAAAGTCCTTTGGGAAAGAGCTCAGGAGTTAATTCCCCATTTATGCTTGACCGATTCCTCCAAAGAAGTTGAGAAAAAGATAGAGCAAGCATGTGCATGA
- a CDS encoding YbaB/EbfC family nucleoid-associated protein, producing MGTGFSKRKKQAKLLQQQLSQMQNQMKETEVTGTAGNGLVSVTLRGDNSMKDIKIKPECVDPEDVEGLQDLIKAAYEDALSKMQQGAPSLPPSFPDLKNLGLNF from the coding sequence ATGGGAACAGGCTTTTCGAAAAGAAAGAAACAGGCGAAATTACTTCAGCAACAACTTTCTCAAATGCAAAACCAGATGAAAGAAACGGAAGTAACAGGAACTGCGGGAAATGGTCTCGTTTCAGTTACATTAAGGGGGGATAACTCCATGAAAGACATTAAAATTAAACCAGAATGCGTAGATCCAGAGGACGTGGAAGGTCTCCAAGACCTTATTAAAGCAGCTTATGAAGATGCTTTAAGTAAAATGCAGCAAGGTGCACCTTCCTTGCCTCCATCTTTTCCCGACCTAAAAAATTTGGGATTGAATTTTTAA